A window of Psychroflexus sp. ALD_RP9 contains these coding sequences:
- a CDS encoding TIGR02757 family protein, protein MNNEELKAFLDDKAEQYNSVEFIATDPISIPHQFSSPKDIEISAFLIAIIAWGNRKAILKSGEKILKIMDYSPFDFIVNHSPSDLKACDGFVHRTFNATDLKFFFQRLQQLYQTYGSLEDFLTLKHKTGQLQLTLHHFKQSFFNMPHEKRTEKHLSDPLKNSAAKRLNMLLRWFVRKDNNGVDFGIWKQIKPYELSCPLDVHSGRVARKLGLLNRQQTDAKAVKELDNKLRQLDPEDPAKYDFALFGLGVFEQF, encoded by the coding sequence ATGAACAACGAAGAACTAAAAGCCTTCTTAGATGATAAAGCTGAACAATACAATTCGGTTGAATTTATAGCGACTGATCCTATTTCAATCCCTCATCAATTTTCTTCACCAAAAGATATTGAAATAAGTGCATTTTTGATTGCCATAATAGCTTGGGGAAACCGAAAAGCCATTTTAAAAAGTGGAGAAAAAATACTTAAAATCATGGATTATAGTCCGTTTGATTTTATTGTTAACCACTCACCTAGCGATTTAAAAGCCTGTGATGGTTTTGTTCACCGAACTTTTAATGCAACAGATTTGAAGTTTTTTTTCCAACGGCTTCAACAGTTATATCAAACCTATGGCTCTTTAGAAGATTTTTTAACTCTTAAACACAAAACAGGACAACTTCAACTAACATTACACCACTTTAAACAAAGTTTTTTTAACATGCCTCATGAAAAAAGAACTGAGAAACATTTAAGTGACCCCTTAAAAAATTCGGCTGCCAAACGGCTTAATATGCTTTTAAGATGGTTTGTCAGAAAAGATAATAATGGCGTTGATTTTGGGATTTGGAAACAAATTAAACCCTATGAATTGTCTTGTCCGCTTGATGTACATTCTGGACGTGTTGCAAGAAAACTAGGTTTGCTAAATCGCCAACAAACCGATGCTAAAGCAGTAAAAGAATTAGACAATAAATTAAGACAACTCGACCCTGAAGACCCTGCAAAATATGATTTTGCTTTATTTGGCCTCGGAGTTTTTGAGCAATTTTAG
- a CDS encoding ABC transporter ATP-binding protein gives MIQAHNIYKKYKDLKVLNGVNIQVKTAEIVSIVGASGAGKTTLLQILSSLELADKHPNTSIEVNGVDLTTLNQKQLSKFRNENIGFIFQFHQLLPEFTALENVCIPAFIKKTPVQKAEKRALELLNFLGLANRAKHKPNQLSGGEQQRVAVARALINEPSVIFADEPSGNLDSKSAEQLHELFFKLREEFKQSFVIVTHNNDLANLADRKLEMKDGQLV, from the coding sequence ATGATACAAGCCCATAATATCTACAAGAAATATAAAGATTTAAAGGTTTTAAATGGTGTAAATATACAAGTAAAAACAGCTGAAATTGTTTCTATTGTTGGTGCATCTGGTGCAGGAAAAACAACTTTACTTCAAATATTAAGCAGCTTAGAATTAGCCGATAAACATCCAAATACTTCAATTGAGGTTAATGGAGTAGATCTCACAACACTCAATCAAAAACAATTATCAAAGTTTAGGAATGAGAATATTGGATTTATTTTTCAATTTCACCAACTATTACCAGAGTTTACTGCTTTAGAAAATGTTTGTATACCAGCATTTATAAAAAAAACACCTGTTCAGAAGGCTGAAAAAAGAGCATTAGAACTGCTTAATTTTTTAGGTTTAGCAAATCGTGCTAAACATAAGCCAAATCAATTAAGTGGCGGCGAACAACAGCGCGTTGCCGTAGCTAGAGCACTCATTAATGAGCCGTCGGTTATTTTTGCTGATGAACCTTCAGGTAATTTAGACTCAAAATCTGCTGAACAATTACATGAGCTTTTTTTTAAATTACGAGAAGAATTTAAACAAAGCTTTGTGATTGTAACCCATAACAATGACTTAGCTAATTTAGCTGATAGAAAGCTTGAAATGAAAGACGGACAATTGGTTTAA
- the msrA gene encoding peptide-methionine (S)-S-oxide reductase MsrA — MEIASFANGCFWCTEAVFQRLNGVDNVVSGFTGGKIKHPPYREVVMGRTGHAEAIQLEFDSNVISYDILLHVFFATHDPTSLNRQGYDVGEQYRSEIFYHNESQKNTADHVIEKLNSEIYNNKIVTKLSPASTFYEAEIEHQNFYNLHQENRYCEYIIDPKLETLRSKFKPYLKK, encoded by the coding sequence ATGGAAATAGCAAGTTTTGCTAATGGCTGTTTTTGGTGCACCGAAGCTGTCTTTCAACGTCTAAATGGTGTTGATAATGTTGTAAGTGGCTTTACAGGTGGTAAAATTAAGCATCCACCTTACAGAGAAGTTGTGATGGGGAGAACAGGTCATGCTGAAGCTATCCAATTAGAATTCGATTCGAATGTTATCAGTTATGACATATTGTTACATGTTTTTTTTGCAACTCATGATCCAACTTCACTTAATAGGCAAGGTTACGATGTTGGCGAACAATACCGAAGCGAGATATTTTATCATAACGAATCCCAAAAAAACACAGCTGATCACGTTATAGAAAAATTAAATTCTGAAATTTATAACAATAAAATTGTTACAAAGCTCTCGCCAGCTTCAACATTTTATGAAGCTGAAATTGAACACCAAAATTTTTATAACCTGCATCAAGAAAATAGATATTGCGAGTACATTATAGATCCAAAGTTAGAAAC